A DNA window from Nitrospinota bacterium contains the following coding sequences:
- the asnB gene encoding asparagine synthase (glutamine-hydrolyzing) encodes MCGIAGIFHYGDPATEQDAQAIKQMTGALAHRGPDGEGIFAEGAVALGHRRLAIIDLSPAGAQPMESVSGSTLITFNGEIYNYRELRADLEKMGRAFKSRSDTEVILNSYEQWGPSCVERFNGIFAFAIWDRANRKLFLARDRMGVKPLFYFDDGHRLLFASEIKAILSAPAVRRTVCAEGLSSFLTFGYVAAPLTGFEGIRQLAPASTLTCGGNGIAISRYWEPKRPPDAARFKSLDEAAEEFGTVLRRCVKRQMVSDAPLGAFLSGGLDSAAIVSAMAGQSDAPVKTFCASFEQGQFDESAQAARTAATLGVDHHTTMVPEDLAGTLLKAVRHIEDPFADSSLLNFFSICGCAAGNVKVALSGDGGDELLAGYFTYDAGYAAGPLKFLPAFFIELLKPVARALPLSDYPYGLRNLAVRFLDGMGEPAGRDHASWRIHCGSALKNSLFNEDLAARTASFDPLKEYAARYNEGEPGLSRLGRMLRADMLFHLPNDMLVKVDRMSMAHGLEVRVPFLDNELVDFCLGLPDEYLFSPFRGRKIILRRHLDTVLGCAWSRGPKRGFNAPISQALRGSLFDLFMDAIHTEPFCGHGPLRIDRLEKIANDHKDRREDYAYPLFTALVLALWWNTFELTAG; translated from the coding sequence ATGTGCGGAATAGCGGGTATTTTCCACTATGGCGATCCGGCCACGGAGCAGGACGCCCAGGCAATAAAACAGATGACAGGCGCCCTGGCGCACCGTGGGCCCGACGGTGAAGGGATATTTGCCGAAGGCGCCGTTGCTTTGGGCCATAGGCGGCTTGCCATCATAGATCTTTCCCCGGCGGGGGCGCAGCCGATGGAGTCCGTTTCCGGATCTACGCTCATTACGTTCAATGGAGAGATATACAATTATCGCGAACTGCGCGCCGATCTGGAAAAGATGGGGCGAGCTTTCAAATCCCGGTCCGACACTGAAGTTATCCTCAACTCGTACGAGCAATGGGGCCCGTCTTGCGTTGAACGGTTCAACGGTATTTTCGCCTTCGCAATATGGGACCGCGCAAATCGAAAGCTGTTTCTCGCCCGGGACCGGATGGGGGTGAAGCCACTTTTTTATTTTGACGACGGCCACCGCCTGCTGTTCGCCTCGGAAATAAAGGCGATATTGAGCGCACCGGCTGTGCGGCGGACCGTCTGCGCCGAGGGGCTCTCCTCGTTTCTCACGTTCGGTTATGTGGCCGCCCCTCTTACAGGATTTGAGGGAATACGGCAGCTTGCGCCTGCATCGACGCTGACATGCGGCGGCAACGGGATTGCGATCAGCCGTTACTGGGAGCCGAAGCGGCCGCCGGACGCGGCGAGGTTCAAATCACTGGACGAGGCGGCGGAGGAATTCGGGACTGTGCTGCGCCGGTGCGTCAAACGCCAGATGGTGAGCGATGCGCCGCTTGGGGCGTTCCTTTCCGGTGGGCTTGATTCGGCGGCCATCGTATCCGCCATGGCGGGGCAGTCCGATGCGCCGGTAAAAACGTTCTGCGCATCCTTCGAGCAAGGGCAGTTCGATGAAAGCGCCCAGGCGGCGCGCACCGCCGCCACCCTTGGGGTGGATCATCACACCACGATGGTCCCTGAAGACCTGGCAGGCACGCTGCTCAAAGCGGTCCGCCACATTGAGGACCCATTCGCCGACTCATCGCTGCTCAACTTTTTTAGCATATGCGGTTGCGCCGCCGGAAATGTGAAAGTGGCCCTTTCCGGAGACGGCGGAGACGAGCTGCTGGCTGGTTACTTCACCTATGACGCAGGATACGCCGCCGGACCGCTGAAATTCCTTCCAGCGTTTTTCATCGAATTATTAAAGCCCGTTGCCCGCGCCTTGCCGTTGAGCGATTATCCGTATGGCCTCAGAAACCTGGCCGTGCGGTTTTTGGATGGGATGGGGGAGCCGGCCGGGCGCGACCATGCGTCTTGGAGGATACATTGCGGCTCCGCCCTGAAAAATAGCCTGTTCAACGAGGATTTGGCGGCCAGGACCGCAAGCTTCGATCCATTAAAGGAATACGCCGCGCGTTATAACGAAGGGGAACCAGGCCTTTCCCGGCTCGGCAGGATGCTCCGGGCGGACATGCTTTTCCATCTGCCAAACGACATGCTGGTGAAAGTGGACAGGATGTCCATGGCCCATGGGCTTGAAGTGCGCGTTCCGTTCCTTGACAACGAGCTTGTGGATTTTTGCCTCGGGCTGCCGGACGAGTACCTTTTCTCCCCATTCAGGGGGCGCAAGATAATTCTGCGCCGCCATCTTGACACTGTGCTGGGATGCGCATGGAGCCGCGGCCCCAAACGTGGTTTCAACGCCCCCATAAGCCAGGCGCTTCGCGGTTCGCTGTTCGATCTTTTCATGGACGCGATCCATACAGAGCCGTTTTGCGGCCACGGGCCGCTGCGAATAGACCGTTTGGAAAAAATCGCCAACGATCACAAGGACCGGAGGGAAGATTACGCCTATCCGCTCTTTACGGCGCTTGTTCTGGCGCTATGGTGGAACACGTTTGAATTGACCGCTGGATAG
- a CDS encoding glycosyltransferase family 39 protein — MPSSAAENNATESGGAREAFGARLDTLAASFRGKAALALFIAALAVIPRIAYFSQAVGTPLATTSANDQTDMFFFDLWAKRIAAGDWLSDTDIHPMHSWHYKVAADYFNLRPDVFAELSERVNNTGGDPATLLWSRLQGGKRFHQEPLYPYLIAITYKIFGADPRYVFAWQMVAGVCSAVLVFLITLRLFGPAAAVIGGAMCAVNGPLMWQEVYLLRTSLSVLAGLAAVYMTIAAMDKNTPLRYLAAGICFGIGALAQSYFILYFLPAVALMAWRLRREPLPAVKAGLLTAAGFLIALSPAIARNLAVGAPALSLLSQGSYFFIMANAPDLNPSFPVNILTPYTADIVARTNGGGVADYIGPLVAAHGGIFNYAHFLLAKFAEVWGFNPMSDNGPYYYYFLWHSTALKYSPAYALPLFPLALAGLALSGKRLGDCAPLLILIMIHVIVMTVFVTFFRYRVPLAVAVIPFSALALAKLLSRGAAVTGAGAIVFVIASLAFEFRFIHRPPDFPGYASAAKSHFRPMIHDAEKSGSSEKAAKIYYDWFSYENGFEINPDNIRPGQKRTAAWYAGLLNEHASLLRSAGRVEEAGRQAAKAETIVRNLKTPAAGEQNNPRPAG; from the coding sequence ATGCCGTCGTCAGCCGCTGAAAACAACGCGACAGAAAGCGGCGGCGCCAGGGAGGCATTTGGCGCGCGGCTGGACACGCTTGCGGCCTCCTTTCGCGGCAAGGCGGCGCTGGCCCTTTTTATCGCGGCGCTGGCCGTGATTCCACGGATCGCATATTTCTCCCAGGCTGTCGGCACGCCGCTTGCCACAACAAGCGCAAACGACCAGACCGACATGTTTTTTTTCGACCTTTGGGCCAAACGTATCGCCGCCGGGGACTGGCTTTCGGACACGGACATTCATCCGATGCATTCGTGGCATTACAAGGTCGCCGCCGACTATTTCAATTTACGTCCCGATGTTTTCGCCGAGCTTTCGGAACGGGTGAATAATACGGGGGGCGACCCTGCAACGCTGTTATGGAGCAGGCTGCAGGGGGGCAAAAGGTTTCACCAGGAACCGCTCTACCCTTACCTTATCGCCATCACATACAAAATATTCGGGGCAGACCCGCGTTATGTTTTCGCATGGCAGATGGTGGCGGGCGTATGCTCGGCGGTCCTTGTCTTTCTGATTACGCTACGGCTCTTCGGCCCGGCGGCGGCGGTGATCGGCGGGGCCATGTGCGCCGTGAACGGGCCATTGATGTGGCAGGAAGTGTATCTTCTGCGCACAAGCCTTAGCGTGCTGGCGGGGCTTGCGGCGGTGTATATGACCATCGCGGCGATGGACAAAAATACGCCGCTTCGGTATCTGGCGGCGGGTATTTGCTTCGGAATCGGGGCGCTCGCGCAAAGCTATTTTATTTTATATTTCCTGCCGGCCGTGGCGCTCATGGCGTGGCGGCTGCGGCGGGAGCCGTTGCCGGCCGTGAAGGCCGGGTTGCTGACGGCCGCCGGTTTTCTGATCGCCCTGTCCCCGGCCATAGCTAGGAATCTGGCGGTGGGAGCGCCTGCGTTGAGCCTGCTTTCCCAGGGATCATATTTCTTCATCATGGCCAACGCTCCGGACCTTAATCCCTCCTTCCCCGTAAACATTCTCACTCCTTATACGGCGGACATCGTCGCCAGGACAAACGGCGGCGGCGTGGCGGACTATATCGGGCCGCTGGTGGCCGCCCACGGCGGAATATTCAATTACGCCCATTTCCTGCTGGCGAAATTCGCCGAGGTGTGGGGTTTTAATCCGATGAGCGACAACGGGCCTTATTACTATTATTTTCTATGGCACTCCACGGCCCTCAAATATTCCCCGGCGTATGCGCTGCCGCTGTTCCCGCTGGCCCTGGCGGGCCTGGCCTTGTCCGGCAAAAGGCTGGGGGACTGCGCCCCGCTGCTGATATTGATAATGATCCATGTAATCGTGATGACCGTCTTCGTGACGTTTTTCCGTTATCGCGTTCCGCTGGCGGTGGCCGTGATTCCTTTCTCGGCGCTGGCGCTTGCGAAGTTGCTGTCTCGTGGAGCCGCCGTGACCGGAGCCGGAGCCATCGTTTTCGTCATCGCCAGCCTGGCCTTCGAATTCCGTTTCATCCACCGGCCGCCGGACTTTCCCGGATACGCCTCTGCGGCCAAAAGCCACTTCAGGCCAATGATTCATGACGCGGAAAAATCGGGCTCTTCCGAAAAGGCCGCCAAGATTTATTACGACTGGTTTTCATATGAAAACGGATTCGAAATCAATCCGGACAATATACGTCCCGGCCAGAAGCGGACCGCCGCATGGTACGCCGGATTGCTCAACGAACATGCAAGCCTGCTTCGCTCCGCCGGGAGGGTGGAAGAGGCCGGGAGGCAGGCGGCGAAAGCGGAAACAATCGTCCGAAACCTTAAAACGCCGGCCGCAGGGGAGCAAAACAATCCCCGTCCGGCCGGTTGA
- a CDS encoding glycosyltransferase family 2 protein: protein MISVVVPVYNEENGIGEFLIELKKSLEAFPGHEIIVVNDGSTDGTAEKVRTAGIPGLKLMEHPENLGYGKSLYDGIAACANECVAIIDGDGSYPPSRFADFYRNYPAYDMVVGARQGWEYKKGFFKRPARMVFKALAEYAAGRNVPDINSGMRMFKRSVLLRFKDSLCAGFSFTTTMTLFFMLNSHPVLYLPVEYRKREGSSKVRPLRDTLRALQYIIEAILFYNPLKLFLLVASICLVAGGLLVLLDILVGGNLFMSALAALLIGSFPVIFSMGLLANQLRKIYISSGGNNN from the coding sequence ATGATAAGCGTGGTGGTCCCTGTTTATAACGAGGAAAACGGCATAGGGGAGTTTTTGATCGAACTGAAAAAATCCCTGGAGGCCTTTCCCGGGCATGAAATTATCGTGGTCAACGACGGGTCCACGGACGGCACGGCCGAGAAGGTGCGGACCGCCGGAATTCCCGGGCTCAAACTGATGGAGCATCCGGAGAATCTGGGCTACGGCAAATCACTGTACGACGGGATAGCGGCCTGCGCCAACGAATGCGTGGCGATAATAGACGGCGACGGGTCCTATCCGCCATCACGGTTCGCGGATTTCTACCGCAATTATCCGGCCTACGACATGGTGGTGGGGGCGAGACAGGGATGGGAATATAAAAAGGGCTTTTTCAAAAGGCCTGCCAGGATGGTGTTCAAGGCGCTGGCCGAATACGCCGCCGGGCGCAATGTGCCAGATATAAATTCAGGGATGCGCATGTTCAAAAGAAGCGTCCTGCTCCGCTTCAAGGATTCGCTTTGCGCCGGATTCTCGTTCACGACCACGATGACGCTATTTTTCATGCTAAACAGCCACCCGGTGCTTTACCTGCCGGTGGAATACCGCAAGCGGGAAGGTTCGTCAAAAGTGCGGCCGCTGCGCGACACGTTGCGGGCGCTCCAGTACATAATTGAAGCGATCCTTTTTTATAATCCGCTCAAGCTGTTCTTGCTGGTCGCTTCGATATGCCTTGTGGCCGGGGGCCTACTTGTGTTGCTGGACATCCTTGTGGGAGGAAATCTTTTCATGAGCGCGCTGGCCGCCCTGCTGATCGGAAGCTTTCCCGTCATATTCTCCATGGGCCTGCTGGCCAACCAGCTGAGGAAGATATACATTTCCAGCGGCGGAAACAATAACTGA
- a CDS encoding methyltransferase — translation MEHQAKSSSFYDAGWAKWELITSRSPAPAMRRRKIIAILSKQKFSSLLDVGCGTGELLRDVASLAPGAGLAGADLSPAVLEANKARYPQIRFFPLDIDREAIAEKFDVVVSSEVVEHCSDYRQAVARLAGMAARRLIITVPSGPVYPIDRMMGHTMHFTAERIGEAMAKAGLKVVKIERWGFPFFNLYKRLINMNPERVMESYSAPGKYGFRQIAMASLVAASFRLCLPFWGNQIFAIGERPDIERSER, via the coding sequence ATGGAACATCAGGCCAAATCATCCTCCTTTTACGACGCCGGATGGGCGAAATGGGAATTGATAACCTCCCGCTCGCCCGCCCCGGCCATGCGCAGAAGGAAAATCATCGCCATACTGTCGAAGCAGAAATTCAGCTCATTGCTGGACGTCGGATGCGGTACAGGTGAACTGTTAAGGGACGTGGCGTCCCTTGCGCCGGGGGCCGGGCTGGCGGGGGCGGACCTTTCGCCGGCTGTGCTGGAGGCGAACAAGGCCAGGTATCCTCAGATACGCTTCTTCCCACTCGATATAGACCGGGAGGCGATTGCGGAAAAGTTTGATGTTGTCGTAAGCTCCGAAGTCGTCGAGCATTGCTCCGATTACCGGCAGGCGGTGGCCAGGCTTGCCGGGATGGCGGCCCGCAGACTGATTATCACGGTCCCCTCCGGCCCTGTGTATCCGATAGACAGGATGATGGGACATACGATGCATTTCACGGCGGAGCGGATCGGGGAGGCCATGGCCAAGGCAGGCCTTAAAGTGGTGAAGATAGAGCGGTGGGGATTCCCCTTTTTCAATCTATACAAGCGGCTGATAAACATGAATCCCGAACGGGTCATGGAATCCTATTCGGCGCCCGGGAAATATGGTTTCAGGCAGATTGCGATGGCGTCGCTGGTGGCTGCGTCTTTCAGGTTGTGCCTTCCATTCTGGGGAAACCAGATTTTCGCGATTGGTGAACGGCCTGACATTGAGCGGAGTGAAAGATGA
- a CDS encoding class I SAM-dependent methyltransferase produces the protein MSYNQSAAGSPARLHEHNKAGRLRTMAQEKQDQWREQWTLLRDGELFLFKDWIHPHTLESFRGLDILECGCGGGQHTAFMAPFAKSVTAVDLNTAQLALERNAGASNVRFLDADIAEMDLGMRFDVVMSVGVVHHTDDPDRTVANLIRHAKPGGRLIIWVYSHEGNWAVRNMVEPFRRLFLRSISRKTLLWLSKAVTAILYIPVHTLYRLPLRFLPYFDYFGNFRKLSFYRNTLNVFDKLNAPKTGFITRKRAESWVAPEKFENIHISRYKGVSWRISGHLKRHGLTNNIR, from the coding sequence ATGTCATACAATCAATCTGCCGCCGGGAGCCCGGCCCGGCTTCACGAACACAACAAGGCAGGCAGGCTAAGGACTATGGCGCAGGAAAAGCAGGACCAGTGGAGGGAGCAGTGGACCCTCCTTCGCGACGGCGAGCTTTTCCTTTTCAAGGACTGGATCCATCCGCATACCCTGGAAAGCTTCAGAGGGCTGGACATTCTTGAGTGCGGCTGCGGCGGAGGCCAGCATACCGCCTTTATGGCCCCCTTCGCCAAAAGCGTCACGGCCGTGGACCTTAACACCGCGCAGCTGGCCCTGGAACGCAACGCGGGCGCGTCCAACGTACGTTTCCTGGATGCCGACATCGCTGAAATGGACCTGGGCATGCGGTTCGACGTTGTGATGAGCGTAGGGGTTGTCCACCATACCGATGATCCGGACAGGACTGTGGCAAACCTCATCCGCCACGCAAAACCGGGGGGGCGGCTGATAATTTGGGTCTATTCACACGAGGGCAATTGGGCCGTCCGCAACATGGTGGAGCCGTTCAGGAGGCTGTTTTTGCGCTCCATCTCCAGAAAGACGCTGCTCTGGCTCTCAAAGGCCGTCACGGCCATTCTATATATTCCGGTCCACACGCTATACCGTCTGCCTCTCAGGTTTTTGCCGTATTTCGATTATTTCGGAAATTTCCGGAAGCTTTCATTTTACAGGAACACCCTCAATGTCTTCGACAAGCTCAACGCGCCGAAAACCGGATTTATCACGAGAAAACGGGCTGAAAGCTGGGTTGCTCCGGAGAAATTTGAAAACATCCATATAAGCCGGTATAAAGGAGTAAGCTGGCGCATCAGCGGACACTTGAAACGACACGGTTTGACCAACAACATACGCTAA
- the infA gene encoding translation initiation factor IF-1: protein MPKVSDEGDRGKRHKRRKRKGGGFEEETPKETGDKAVEVEGTVLEALPNAMFNVALENNFTVLAHVSGKMRKFFIRILPGDKVKLELSPYDLTRGRITYRYK from the coding sequence ATGCCGAAAGTTAGCGATGAAGGTGACCGCGGAAAGCGTCACAAGAGAAGGAAAAGAAAGGGCGGCGGCTTTGAGGAGGAGACTCCCAAAGAGACCGGCGACAAGGCTGTGGAAGTTGAGGGCACCGTGCTGGAAGCCCTTCCAAACGCCATGTTCAACGTGGCGCTTGAGAACAATTTCACGGTGCTCGCCCACGTCTCTGGAAAAATGCGGAAGTTTTTCATCCGCATCCTTCCGGGAGACAAGGTGAAGCTCGAACTTAGCCCCTATGACCTGACGCGGGGCAGGATCACATACCGCTACAAATAG
- a CDS encoding peroxiredoxin, with product MKDFTGKNTVIVGVSADKPESLKKWAENKGLPFTLLSDPDGEVCRKYGAWSGVDLLVTKVGLPSRSTIIIGPDGKVLRAFYGVKAAGHAANMFKEVCEIG from the coding sequence ATAAAGGATTTCACCGGAAAAAACACCGTCATCGTGGGCGTGAGCGCCGACAAGCCCGAGTCCCTGAAAAAATGGGCTGAGAATAAGGGACTGCCGTTCACCCTGCTTTCCGATCCGGACGGCGAGGTCTGCCGCAAATACGGAGCCTGGAGCGGGGTGGACCTTCTTGTGACGAAAGTCGGGCTTCCCTCACGCTCCACCATCATAATCGGTCCGGACGGCAAGGTGCTCAGGGCCTTCTACGGAGTGAAAGCGGCGGGGCACGCCGCCAACATGTTCAAGGAGGTCTGCGAAATCGGCTGA
- a CDS encoding redoxin domain-containing protein, with amino-acid sequence MLKEGDKAPEFNLSDQEGVKRSLKDFTGKKVVLYFFPKANTPG; translated from the coding sequence ATGCTAAAAGAAGGCGACAAGGCCCCGGAGTTTAATTTATCCGACCAGGAGGGCGTAAAACGCTCACTCAAAGACTTCACCGGAAAAAAAGTGGTTCTGTACTTCTTTCCGAAGGCGAACACCCCCGGGTGA
- a CDS encoding pyridoxal phosphate-dependent aminotransferase: MELAKRLAAIKPSPTLEITAKAKAMKAQGLDIVGFGAGEPDFDTPEYIKKAAIEALNAGKTKYTDTPGIPELRDALTEFYKKTEGLEYKRGQTIFSSGGKHTLYNLFMTILSPGDEVIIPTPYWVSYPDMVMLADGKPVFLHTKEENGFLFAAEDLQKLVTPKTKAIVVNSPSNPSGAVYDEATLKAICAVAVKHGILVVWDEIYKDIYYGDGKLRSLPFYDPSVKSLTIIVSGLSKAFSMTGWRLGWALGDEKIINGMNIIQGQSTSNPVSFAQYGALAALREGLTHLPAWVKEFRERRDRLVAAFNEIPGMKCLNPMGAFYVFPNVSGWFGKTWSGGAIKDSYGATKFLLEAARCAVVPGDPFGAPENIRLSYALSMDEIEKGISRIKEAVVSLK; encoded by the coding sequence ATGGAACTTGCCAAACGGCTTGCGGCGATAAAACCGTCGCCGACCCTGGAAATAACCGCAAAGGCCAAGGCAATGAAGGCCCAGGGGCTCGACATAGTCGGCTTTGGCGCGGGCGAACCGGATTTTGACACCCCGGAATACATAAAAAAAGCCGCCATAGAAGCGCTCAACGCGGGCAAAACGAAGTACACCGACACCCCCGGCATACCGGAACTGCGCGACGCGCTCACGGAGTTTTATAAAAAGACCGAGGGGCTGGAGTATAAGCGGGGGCAGACCATATTCTCCTCCGGCGGCAAGCATACGCTTTACAACCTTTTCATGACCATCCTGTCGCCGGGTGACGAGGTGATAATTCCCACGCCGTACTGGGTGTCTTATCCGGACATGGTGATGTTGGCGGACGGGAAACCTGTGTTCCTTCACACAAAAGAGGAAAACGGCTTCCTGTTCGCCGCCGAAGACCTCCAGAAGCTCGTGACGCCGAAGACCAAGGCAATCGTGGTCAATTCCCCGTCCAACCCGTCCGGCGCGGTCTATGACGAGGCGACGCTTAAGGCCATTTGCGCCGTTGCGGTGAAACACGGGATACTCGTGGTCTGGGACGAGATATATAAGGACATTTATTACGGCGATGGTAAGCTGCGTTCGCTCCCATTTTACGACCCTTCGGTGAAGTCTTTGACGATCATCGTAAGCGGCCTTTCCAAGGCTTTTTCCATGACCGGGTGGCGGCTTGGCTGGGCGCTGGGGGACGAAAAGATAATAAACGGGATGAACATCATCCAGGGGCAGTCCACCTCCAACCCGGTGTCTTTCGCCCAGTACGGGGCGCTGGCGGCGTTGCGCGAGGGGCTCACGCACCTTCCGGCGTGGGTCAAAGAGTTCAGGGAGCGGCGCGACAGGCTTGTGGCCGCGTTCAACGAAATCCCCGGTATGAAATGCCTGAATCCCATGGGGGCGTTTTACGTGTTCCCGAACGTTTCCGGATGGTTCGGCAAGACGTGGAGCGGTGGAGCAATCAAGGACTCTTACGGCGCCACGAAGTTTCTGCTGGAGGCGGCCCGGTGCGCCGTCGTCCCGGGCGATCCGTTCGGAGCGCCGGAGAACATACGGCTTTCCTACGCGCTTTCGATGGACGAGATTGAAAAGGGTATATCGCGGATAAAGGAAGCGGTGGTAAGCTTGAAGTGA
- the coaD gene encoding pantetheine-phosphate adenylyltransferase: MSRITAVYPGTFDPVTYGHIDLMKRGTAIFSELIVAVAHNPGKNPLFSLEERVDFILQATAGIGNIKVKPLRNLLVDFARGEGARVILKGLRAVSDFDYELQMSLLNRRLADDIETVFMMPSEEYSFISSSMIKEISSLNGDVGKLVPPPVVDALKGRFSGK; the protein is encoded by the coding sequence TTGTCCAGAATAACCGCTGTCTATCCGGGCACGTTCGACCCGGTGACCTATGGCCATATCGACCTTATGAAACGGGGCACGGCCATTTTCAGCGAGCTTATCGTCGCCGTCGCCCACAACCCGGGTAAAAATCCGCTTTTCTCCCTGGAGGAACGCGTTGATTTCATCCTCCAGGCCACCGCCGGGATCGGCAACATAAAGGTGAAGCCTTTGCGGAATCTTCTGGTGGACTTTGCCCGGGGCGAGGGGGCGAGGGTGATATTAAAGGGGCTTCGCGCGGTGTCGGACTTTGATTACGAGCTGCAGATGTCGCTGCTAAACAGGCGGCTTGCGGACGATATCGAGACGGTGTTCATGATGCCTTCCGAGGAGTATTCGTTCATCTCCTCATCTATGATAAAGGAGATATCTTCTTTGAACGGCGACGTGGGCAAGCTTGTTCCGCCGCCTGTGGTGGACGCGCTCAAGGGACGGTTCAGCGGGAAATGA
- a CDS encoding tetratricopeptide repeat protein: MDEKALKALFQKYSRKRISIVMDARNDRKQIKGVLREDGLADILEFDHCDEAWEKLKLATTSVLVFSVERAEGMEFLRRLIDSTRFKTAPMVVFTNKVKEHPKHFTTADAIIQWAETPVNGFKVEQALISLFQRGVAGKSKVLDESKSLEYYQRGVDALEDERYEEAKEFFRQAIKESPDFFEAYVKMAETLIALGDYEAALRVISKAETLMPDHPKTLYLKAMIACETLPKEKALKVLELAVSKKQTDLMFVIDIGNLALKKGWVDESLTFFETAQNIDPELIHVYNRMGIAQSRAGRYDKALEMYERALNIDEADAGVHFNIGMMWNRKGEGKKALDSFKKAAQIDPHMQESRDMIAKLESV; this comes from the coding sequence ATGGATGAAAAAGCGCTGAAAGCGCTGTTCCAGAAGTATTCGAGGAAGCGCATATCCATAGTCATGGACGCCCGGAATGATCGCAAACAGATCAAAGGTGTCCTTCGGGAAGACGGATTGGCGGATATCCTTGAATTCGACCATTGCGACGAGGCGTGGGAAAAGCTCAAGCTGGCAACCACCAGCGTTCTGGTTTTTTCGGTGGAGCGCGCCGAGGGGATGGAGTTTCTGCGCAGGCTTATAGACTCCACCAGATTCAAGACCGCCCCCATGGTGGTGTTCACGAACAAGGTCAAGGAGCATCCCAAACATTTCACCACCGCCGACGCCATAATCCAATGGGCTGAGACTCCGGTGAACGGATTCAAGGTGGAGCAGGCGCTCATTTCCCTGTTCCAGAGGGGGGTGGCGGGCAAAAGCAAGGTGCTCGACGAGTCCAAGTCGCTGGAGTATTACCAGCGGGGGGTGGACGCGCTGGAGGACGAGAGGTATGAGGAGGCGAAGGAGTTTTTCCGGCAGGCGATAAAAGAGAGCCCGGACTTCTTCGAGGCGTACGTGAAAATGGCCGAGACACTTATCGCCCTTGGAGATTACGAGGCGGCCTTGCGGGTGATCTCAAAAGCCGAGACTTTGATGCCAGACCATCCAAAGACCCTTTATCTCAAGGCGATGATAGCGTGTGAAACGCTTCCGAAGGAAAAGGCGTTAAAGGTGCTGGAGCTGGCCGTCAGTAAAAAACAGACCGATTTGATGTTCGTGATAGACATCGGCAACCTGGCGCTGAAAAAGGGGTGGGTGGACGAGTCGCTGACATTCTTTGAGACCGCCCAGAACATAGACCCGGAGCTTATCCACGTCTATAACCGGATGGGCATAGCCCAGTCCCGCGCCGGAAGGTATGACAAGGCGCTGGAAATGTACGAGCGAGCGCTGAACATAGACGAGGCGGACGCAGGGGTCCACTTTAACATCGGCATGATGTGGAACAGGAAAGGGGAGGGCAAAAAGGCGCTGGACAGCTTCAAGAAAGCCGCCCAGATAGACCCGCACATGCAGGAGTCCCGGGACATGATCGCCAAGCTGGAGAGCGTCTAG
- a CDS encoding metal-dependent hydrolase, producing the protein MPTPIGHSLLGLSIMAAAYGVKKPAFTKHGLKLAVFCVAAACLPDIDFVHWDGNGLTLTGACHHGITHSIGFALFAASLAGLWAKLAKHDGWPKIGLLTFALVGSHVLADLFGVDGYAANGIGVPALWPFSGEYHIIPILPAADRANVFSMGSLWAMIVELFVFGGIFAVSTINAGRRRKSG; encoded by the coding sequence ATGCCAACCCCCATCGGCCATTCGCTCCTCGGCCTTTCCATTATGGCCGCGGCGTATGGCGTGAAAAAGCCGGCGTTCACAAAACACGGACTAAAGCTGGCGGTATTCTGCGTGGCGGCGGCCTGCCTGCCGGACATCGATTTTGTCCACTGGGACGGCAATGGCCTGACGCTTACCGGAGCCTGCCACCACGGGATCACCCATTCGATAGGATTCGCGCTCTTCGCCGCGTCGCTAGCCGGGCTTTGGGCGAAATTGGCAAAGCATGACGGCTGGCCAAAGATCGGCCTGCTGACATTTGCGCTGGTTGGAAGCCACGTCCTGGCCGACTTGTTCGGGGTGGACGGGTACGCCGCCAACGGGATCGGCGTTCCGGCGCTATGGCCGTTTAGCGGCGAATATCACATCATCCCCATACTACCAGCGGCGGACAGGGCGAATGTATTTTCCATGGGCAGCCTGTGGGCGATGATTGTGGAGCTGTTCGTGTTCGGAGGGATATTCGCCGTTTCAACTATCAACGCGGGGCGCAGGCGCAAAAGCGGCTAG